The sequence below is a genomic window from Desulfobacterales bacterium.
TTTTGAGCATTGTTCTCTCCTTTTTTTGAATTTTTTACTGATACAAAAGAACAATGTATTTATAGCATAACAGATTGTATTTTTAAAGTATTAACGCATTTAAGTTCCTTAAGGAAACGGCATTGAGAATAGCTATACTGCAAATTCAAATCAGAGTTGATGCTAGTTGGATGCCACATTCTATTTGGCGGGTAGAAAACGGAGGTAAATGATGAAGATGGGACAAGATAGTTATTATCGGGGCGGCTTAACAATAGCACGTCTGACTGTGCGGTGCCAATTGCTTTGTGTCGTAGTTTTGGCGATAGCCATATGCACCGGCTGCATAAGTTCACATGTGCATCAAACGCAAGCACGTGAATTGGTCGGCGCGATTGATGATTTGCTTGTTTCGGAGAAATTGTGCAGAGATAGGAATGATTGCACACATAAGCAATATTTTTTTATACGCCCTTCGACAGTCATTGAGATCACCGTATACGGCATCACGGACCGATCAATAGCAAAAAAGATAATTGGCCTGTGTATCGATGCACATGCAAAGTACCCAGAAATACGATATGAGCTAGAAATGTATACTCAAACGAAAGAGGAAACCCTCAAAGGGGAACCCAAAACAACAATACTTCAACTGATCTTGAAAAAGGAGAAATAGTTATGCCGCAGATTCAAATTAGAGCTGATGCTGAGGTGGTGCCACATTCTTTTCTTATGGCTTGCTGCTCCGACGGTAGCGAAGATGGCTTTGGGCTGATATCCCTACACGTCAACGTACCCGTCACTTCATCTCCAACTAGAAGAAGGTGCTACTCATTATTTGGTGAATGATTTAACATTCCGAATTAATTTGGCAATTACAAGTTGACGGAGAAATTAAATGATCGCTATTCACAAAAAGGTATTTCATCAACTATTACTATATTTAATTTTGGTGATTGGGCTTACAGGATGCGATGCATTCAGCGGAATCCCTAAGCCGCCGTTGTCCGTTCTTTTTGCCGTCGAAAACGCCGGCAGTCGTATTTCTTTTAAGTTCGATATCTCCAAAACAGACTTCTATGCAATAAAACTCCGGTATTTTTGTGATAAAAATTTACGTGACGATGTTTGGAAAAATATTGGGGGGCCAGTAGAAGATAAATCGGGAAAACGGGTTGAGCCCGGTGCGCCAATCATCATCCGAATTCGATTGGTTCAAGAAAGCAGCACGACGGACTCCGGTTTAATTGATAAGGAATTTGCAGCGCCGAAGCTTCATTCTTGGGGCGATTGCGAGTTCGATGCACGCCTTACATACCTTAAACTCGCCCCGGGGCGTTATACCTTAACTGCTGAAAGCTTGAAGGATGCTCCGGGGCTTAAAGAGATTAGAACTGAACTTCAAATTACTAAGGCCTATCTGGGCAAATAAAGGAGAAAAATTTGCATGGCATATACAGTAACGGTTTACGTCGCAATTGCCGGTACCCCGCTCAGTGATGGTACGGCATCTCGCTATGATCATATAATGGAGGTATATGATGAAAACAGGGCAAGATAGTTATTATCTGGGCGGCCTGACTATTATAGCCCGTCCCAACGTACGCTGCCAATTGTTGTTGGCCGTAGTTTTGGCGATAGCCATATGCACCGGCTGCATAAGTTCACATGTGCACCAAACGCAGGCACGTGAATTGGTCGATACTATTGAAGATTTGCTAGTTTCGGAAAAACTGTGCGGTGATAAGAATGATTGCGTAGATAAGCAATATGTTTTTATACGCCCTTCAATGGTTATTGAGATCACTGTATATGGCGTCACGGACCGATCAATCGCAAAAAAGATAATTGGCTTGTGTATCGACGCGCATGCAAAGTACCCAGAAATACAATATGAGCTTGAAATGTATACTCAAACGAAAGAGGAAACCCTCAAAGGAATACCCAAAACAACAATACTTCAACTGATCTTGAAAAAGGAGAAATAGTTATGCCGCAGATTCAAATCAGAGCTGATGTTGCCTGGATGCCACATTCTTTTCTTATGGTTCGTCACCCTGACGGTAGCGAAGAGGGATTTGGACTTGTTCCTCGCGATGGCTGGCCCATTGACGCGGGTCACATCCAAGATGATACTAAACATCCTTACAACAAAACATCTCCATGGATGGATATCAGCGACAAACAATACAGCGACTTGATGGATCGCATTAACCATGATCGGCAAGATCCACCTAATTATAACTTTTTTACTGGCGATCAGTGTAACACATGGCTTAAAAGTTTGCTGAATGATGCTGGAATAAGTCCCGAACCTAATACAATTGCATTTCTTGCCACTCTTCTAAACAATCCTTACATCGATGCCGCAGCTTTTGCGATGTTAGACTACTATCTCAATTCTTTCAACGCCTCCAACCTCCTTGTAAGCCCTATTGTCCTTGATCTTGACAAGGACGGCATTGAGACGAGGGCACTTACCGGAGGCGCATACTTCGATCATGACAAGAACGGTTTCGCGGAGAAGACCGGCTGGGTTTCCTCCGATGATGGGTTACTGGCGCTGGACAGGAACGGAAATGGAACTATTGATGATGGAGGGGAAATTTTCGGCAACAACACTCTTCTTGGCAACGGCCAGAAGGCGACAAATGGCTTTGCGGCACTGGTGGAGCTCGATGAGAACCTTGATGGTAAAATCGACAATAGTGATGCGGCATTTTCTCAACTAAAGGTTTGGCAAGATACTGATGGTAACGGTTTATCGACATCTGACGAATTAAGAACCCTGACCGATTTGGGCATCAAATCGATTGGTACTGGGTTTACAGCATCTACTTCCGTCGATGCAAACGGTAATACGCTCGGACAGACTGGCAGCTTCACCTGGAATGACGATACCACATCCACCGCCACCGACGTTTGGTTTGCTAACGACCCTTTGTTCACTATAGCCAACGAATGGCTTGATGTTCCCGGCGACATCGCGGCTCTGCCCGAACTCCAAGGCTTCGGGAGTGTTTACACGTTACGCCAGACGATGGTACGGGATACGAGCGGGCAGTTAAAATCTCTTATTCAGCAGTTCGCGTCGGCGACAGACATCACGGCATGTTGCTCCCTAATGGAACAAATTGTCTTCAAATGGGCTGGAAGTGACGGGGTAAATCCAACGAGCAGGGGGAGTAATATTGATGCCCGACGTCTTGTTGCAATGGAACATCTTTTCGGACAGGTTTTTGTCGGCCCTGCAGCTTACGGCTCTGGTGGCTCTGGTGTCGGGATCACCGATCAGTCTTTAATTGATGCCGCAAATCCCGGCCCTAATGCCGCTAATTCCCTCGATCAGACTTTCAAGGGCCTTCTTGACTTATTCTACGCCCAATTGATGGCGCAGACGCAACTGAAGGATCTGTATGATGATATTATCTATACCTGGGATGATACCACGGATAGTATCACCGCTGATGTGGCAGGGGCCGAAACGGAACTGCTTAATCGCCTCAGCGCCGATCCGGTATCCGGGAAACACTTGCTTGAAGAATTCGTGCGTTCCTTAACAATTTTGAATACCAATGGACATTTCAACATCCCTCAACTTCGCGCGGACTTGGGCGCAATCAACTCCGAATATTTTACAATCATAGACGGCGCGGGGAAAACCAAAATTCAAGGCACGGTAAATGACGATATTCTCTCCGGAACTGCTCAAGAAGAATATTATATTAATGGTGAAGCAGGCCATGACAGTCTCACAGGAGCTTCTTTTGCTGACTTTCTGGTGGGCGAGGACGGCAATGATGTCATCAATGGTGCAGCAGGCAACGACCTTTTATACGGTGGAGCGGGCAACGATTCTATTTATGGCCAAGACGGCAACGATACGCTGTTTGGCAATGAGGGAGATGATATTCTCGATGGTGGCAATAATGATGATACGCTTTCAGGCGGAGACGGAAACGACATCCTCAAGGGAGGAACGGGCAATAACCAAGTAAATGGCGGTGCTGGAGACGATAGCATTAATTGTGATTCCGGAAATGATCAGATAACAGGTGGCCAGGGCAACGACACGATTTGGGGCGGCCGTGGTGATGATTCGTATATTTTCAACAAGGGCGACGGTCAGGACACGATCTATGATTCTTATTACAATTACGAAAGCAGCTACAACAGCTCTTTTAAGGCCGGGAGCGACACGCTCAAATTCGGAGAAAACATAACACCGGAAGATGTTGTTATAGGACTTTCAGAAAACAAGAATCTGATCGTACAGTTTATAAGCAGTCCTGGAGACCGGATAACGATCAGGGATTGGATAAATGGGAGCAACCGGATAGAGAAATTTGTATTCAGCGACGGCACGGAATGGGGAATCAATCAGATAGCGGCAAGAGTAAACGGAACGGAGGGTGATGATTCGATATCCTGGTCTGTATCCGGGGCAACTATAAAGGGGCTCAGTGGAAACGACATCATAACGACCGATGCGTATGACGACACATTGGAAGGCGGCTTCGGTAACGATGTAATCTGGGGCGGCCGTGGTGATGATACGTACATTTTCAACAAAGGCGACGGGCAGGATACGATCTATGATTCTTATTACAATTACGAAAGCAGCTACAACAGCTCTTTTAACGCCGGAGCCGACACGTTGAAGTTCGGGGAAGACATAACCCCGGAGGATGTTTTCGTGGGGCTTTCAGAAAACAAGAATCTGATCGTACAGTTTATCAGCAGTCCTGGAGACCGGATAACGATCAGGGATTGGATCAATGGGAGCAACCGGATAGAGAAATTTGTATTCAGCAATGGGACGGAATGGGGAATCAATCAGATAGCGGCGAAGGTAAGCGGGACGGAGGGTGATGATTCCATATCCTGGTCCGTATCCGGAGCAACTATAAAGGGGCTCAGTGGAAACGACACCATAACGACTGATGCGTATGACGACACATTGGAAGGTGGCCTCGGCAACGATGTAATCTGGGGCGGCCGTGGCGATGATACGTACATTTTCAACAAGGGTGACGGGCAGGATACGATCTATGATTCTTATTACAATTACGAGAGCAGCTACAACAGCTCTTTTAATGCCGGGAGCGACACGCTGAAATTCGGAGAAAACATAACACCGGAAGATGTTTTCGTGGGACTTTCAGAAAACAAGAATCTGATCGTACAGTTTATCAGCAACCCCGGAGACCGGATAACGATCAGGGATTGGATCAATGGGAGCAACCGGATAGAGAAATTTGTATTCAGCAACGGGACGGAATGGGGCATCAATCAGATAGCGGCGAAGGTAAGTGGGACGGAGGGTAATGATTCCATATCCTGGCCCGTATCAGCGGTAACAATAAAGGGGCTCGGCGGGAACGACACCATAACGACCTATGCGTATAACGACACATTGGAAGGCGGCCTTGG
It includes:
- a CDS encoding calcium-binding protein, which codes for MPQIQIRADVAWMPHSFLMVRHPDGSEEGFGLVPRDGWPIDAGHIQDDTKHPYNKTSPWMDISDKQYSDLMDRINHDRQDPPNYNFFTGDQCNTWLKSLLNDAGISPEPNTIAFLATLLNNPYIDAAAFAMLDYYLNSFNASNLLVSPIVLDLDKDGIETRALTGGAYFDHDKNGFAEKTGWVSSDDGLLALDRNGNGTIDDGGEIFGNNTLLGNGQKATNGFAALVELDENLDGKIDNSDAAFSQLKVWQDTDGNGLSTSDELRTLTDLGIKSIGTGFTASTSVDANGNTLGQTGSFTWNDDTTSTATDVWFANDPLFTIANEWLDVPGDIAALPELQGFGSVYTLRQTMVRDTSGQLKSLIQQFASATDITACCSLMEQIVFKWAGSDGVNPTSRGSNIDARRLVAMEHLFGQVFVGPAAYGSGGSGVGITDQSLIDAANPGPNAANSLDQTFKGLLDLFYAQLMAQTQLKDLYDDIIYTWDDTTDSITADVAGAETELLNRLSADPVSGKHLLEEFVRSLTILNTNGHFNIPQLRADLGAINSEYFTIIDGAGKTKIQGTVNDDILSGTAQEEYYINGEAGHDSLTGASFADFLVGEDGNDVINGAAGNDLLYGGAGNDSIYGQDGNDTLFGNEGDDILDGGNNDDTLSGGDGNDILKGGTGNNQVNGGAGDDSINCDSGNDQITGGQGNDTIWGGRGDDSYIFNKGDGQDTIYDSYYNYESSYNSSFKAGSDTLKFGENITPEDVVIGLSENKNLIVQFISSPGDRITIRDWINGSNRIEKFVFSDGTEWGINQIAARVNGTEGDDSISWSVSGATIKGLSGNDIITTDAYDDTLEGGFGNDVIWGGRGDDTYIFNKGDGQDTIYDSYYNYESSYNSSFNAGADTLKFGEDITPEDVFVGLSENKNLIVQFISSPGDRITIRDWINGSNRIEKFVFSNGTEWGINQIAAKVSGTEGDDSISWSVSGATIKGLSGNDTITTDAYDDTLEGGLGNDVIWGGRGDDTYIFNKGDGQDTIYDSYYNYESSYNSSFNAGSDTLKFGENITPEDVFVGLSENKNLIVQFISNPGDRITIRDWINGSNRIEKFVFSNGTEWGINQIAAKVSGTEGNDSISWPVSAVTIKGLGGNDTITTYAYNDTLEGGLGNDVIWGGRGDDTYIFNKGDGQDTIYDSYYNYESSYNSSFNAGSDTLKLGNGLVKNEIGIFNSGTNLIISSGEDSTATIRNQSNANNAIEKFVLSDGSYLTSADVNRIIQDITAFANSYGISMANVDDVRNHPDLMNIITASWRAPQA
- a CDS encoding DUF5625 family protein; the protein is MIAIHKKVFHQLLLYLILVIGLTGCDAFSGIPKPPLSVLFAVENAGSRISFKFDISKTDFYAIKLRYFCDKNLRDDVWKNIGGPVEDKSGKRVEPGAPIIIRIRLVQESSTTDSGLIDKEFAAPKLHSWGDCEFDARLTYLKLAPGRYTLTAESLKDAPGLKEIRTELQITKAYLGK